A part of Paraliobacillus zengyii genomic DNA contains:
- a CDS encoding FAD-dependent oxidoreductase, whose amino-acid sequence MGKRILIIGGVAGGASVAARIRRLDEEAEIVMFEKGPHVSFSNCSLPYHLSGEIEDSQRLILMNPGKFDAQYKIEARTNSKVIKINRTKKTITIKNIQTGKIYEEAYDKLVLSPGANPIIPTLDGIASNHVFTVRNVVDIEKLNNYVKQKGIEDVVVIGGGFIGIEVAENLVRAGKKVSLIEAQEQVMTSFDYDMVQILHKEMLEKGINLVLNDGIEKVREKVIYLQSGKKINAQAVIMAIGVRPETTLAKKADLAIGVTGGIKVNHNYVTTDNDIYAVGDAIEVHHKITHKKTRLALAGPAQRQARAAADHMYGIPHRNTGVIGSSVIKIFDFNAVSTGINEKMAQAANVDYDFVYVIPSDKVGIMPKSNVMHFKLLFEVPTGRILGAQAIGKGNVDKRIDVIATMIMMNGNLEDLKELELVYSPVYGTAKDVVNFAALVGLNILNGNVKQVKVSDMRDLIENNAFIIDVRERNEFEAGHLLHAKNIPLSEFRNRLDEIPKDQPVYIHCRSGQRSYNAVTTLNNLGYSNIYNVSGSFLGISLYEYFNDQSKNRKPIVTEYNFK is encoded by the coding sequence ATGGGCAAACGTATATTAATTATAGGTGGCGTTGCAGGTGGTGCATCTGTAGCAGCCCGCATTCGACGTTTAGATGAAGAAGCTGAAATTGTAATGTTTGAAAAAGGCCCGCATGTTTCGTTTTCAAACTGTTCCTTACCATATCATTTGAGTGGTGAAATTGAAGATAGTCAACGTTTGATATTAATGAATCCAGGCAAGTTTGATGCACAATATAAAATTGAAGCGAGAACAAATAGTAAAGTAATAAAAATAAACCGAACAAAAAAAACAATAACAATAAAAAATATTCAAACGGGTAAAATATATGAAGAAGCTTATGATAAGCTGGTGCTTTCTCCAGGTGCAAATCCAATTATACCAACACTAGATGGCATAGCGAGTAACCACGTTTTTACAGTTCGAAATGTTGTGGATATTGAAAAATTAAATAATTATGTGAAACAAAAAGGAATAGAAGATGTTGTCGTCATTGGAGGCGGATTTATTGGTATAGAAGTAGCAGAAAACTTAGTACGTGCTGGTAAAAAAGTTTCACTAATAGAGGCACAAGAGCAAGTGATGACATCTTTTGATTATGATATGGTCCAAATCTTACACAAAGAAATGTTAGAGAAAGGGATCAATCTTGTTTTGAATGATGGAATTGAAAAAGTGAGAGAAAAAGTAATTTATTTACAATCAGGAAAGAAAATTAATGCACAGGCAGTTATAATGGCGATAGGTGTACGTCCAGAAACCACGTTGGCAAAAAAAGCAGACCTTGCAATTGGTGTTACGGGTGGTATAAAAGTTAATCATAATTATGTGACTACAGACAATGATATTTATGCAGTAGGGGATGCAATTGAAGTGCATCATAAGATTACACATAAAAAAACACGCTTAGCATTAGCTGGACCTGCACAACGTCAAGCACGTGCGGCTGCGGATCATATGTATGGAATTCCACATCGCAATACAGGTGTAATAGGTTCTTCAGTAATTAAAATATTTGATTTTAATGCTGTATCAACGGGTATTAATGAAAAAATGGCGCAAGCAGCGAACGTAGATTATGATTTTGTTTATGTGATTCCATCAGATAAAGTAGGTATTATGCCCAAAAGTAATGTAATGCATTTTAAATTATTATTTGAAGTACCGACTGGAAGAATTTTAGGTGCACAAGCAATTGGTAAAGGAAATGTCGATAAGCGAATAGATGTAATCGCAACGATGATTATGATGAATGGTAACTTGGAGGATTTAAAAGAGTTAGAACTTGTATATTCACCAGTTTATGGTACAGCGAAAGATGTGGTTAATTTTGCAGCATTGGTAGGTTTAAATATACTAAATGGTAATGTCAAACAAGTGAAAGTTTCAGATATGAGAGATTTAATAGAGAATAATGCCTTTATTATTGATGTGCGTGAAAGGAACGAATTTGAAGCAGGACATTTATTACATGCAAAAAATATTCCTTTAAGCGAATTCAGAAATCGTTTGGATGAGATACCGAAAGATCAGCCGGTATATATACATTGTCGTTCTGGTCAACGTAGTTATAATGCAGTAACAACGTTAAATAATTTAGGCTATAGCAATATTTATAATGTTTCGGGTTCATTTTTAGGGATTTCTTTATATGAATATTTTAATGATCAATCTAAAAACCGGAAACCAATTGTAACGGAATATAACTTTAAGTAA
- a CDS encoding ATP-dependent DNA helicase: MKQQSLPFTISKEENFFDRLGDYIGDVFYDILPEQGYELRDEQIYMAYQIENTFKNKSTVFAEAGVGTGKTFVYLLYAICYARYMRKPAIISCADETLIEQLVKKNGDIEKLEKALDLTVDVRLAKAREQYVCMRKLDPLANETDDEDILKVHEDIPDFVFEQGSSMQSFERYGDRKEYPWVSNEKWKEIAWDPIQQCSTCEWRHRSGQTLNRDYYRHATDLIICSHDFYMEHIWTKESRKREEQMPLLPEASCVVFDEGHLLEFAAQKGLTYRFHAETLQSILTGYMSQDVREESLYLVEDIITLNDEWFQSLSASAKMVKGSNRKEVPLSTEMLKLIKTLDDKVAQLLEQLVFDSELFTIDPYHVKIIEEYLEFYSYGLSILLKDDQGIFWLEESDSDTSFVIMPRLVEDILGEDVFSQKIPFVFSSATLAQAGDFSYIAKSLGIKAFESFTVDSPFDYEKKMEIKGHIVSEINLEEKWTTLGEGLIKNNGQSLVLFSSLFEMNQFREWAEEKSFDFPIIYEGDREISESVKYFQTDIASVLCSYNLWEGLDVPGEALNQVIIASLPFPPQDPVFQAKRNHASDSLNEVDYPYMMLRIRQGIGRLIRTSDDEGIIRILMTEEQKLTDLQAIEKLLPVTIQWI; encoded by the coding sequence TTGAAACAGCAATCACTTCCATTCACAATTTCTAAAGAAGAAAACTTCTTTGATCGATTAGGCGATTATATCGGGGATGTATTTTATGATATATTACCTGAGCAAGGATATGAACTTCGTGACGAACAAATTTATATGGCTTATCAAATTGAAAATACATTTAAAAATAAAAGCACGGTTTTTGCTGAAGCAGGTGTAGGGACAGGTAAAACATTTGTTTATTTACTATATGCAATTTGTTACGCAAGATATATGAGAAAGCCAGCAATTATTTCTTGTGCAGATGAAACATTAATTGAGCAATTAGTGAAAAAAAATGGCGATATTGAAAAACTTGAAAAGGCTTTAGATTTAACTGTTGATGTTCGTTTGGCTAAAGCACGTGAACAATATGTCTGTATGAGAAAGTTAGATCCTTTAGCGAATGAAACCGATGATGAAGATATCTTAAAAGTGCATGAGGATATTCCGGATTTTGTATTTGAGCAAGGCTCTTCTATGCAGTCCTTTGAAAGGTATGGAGATCGTAAAGAGTATCCGTGGGTGTCAAACGAGAAATGGAAAGAAATTGCATGGGATCCAATTCAACAATGTTCTACATGTGAATGGCGTCATCGTAGTGGACAAACTTTAAATCGGGATTATTATCGACACGCAACAGACTTAATTATCTGTTCCCATGACTTTTATATGGAACACATTTGGACGAAAGAATCTCGTAAACGAGAAGAGCAGATGCCATTACTTCCAGAGGCTAGTTGTGTTGTCTTTGACGAAGGACATTTACTGGAATTCGCCGCACAAAAAGGTTTGACGTATCGTTTCCACGCGGAGACATTACAGTCAATATTGACAGGCTATATGAGTCAAGATGTTCGGGAAGAATCACTTTATTTAGTAGAGGACATTATCACGTTAAATGACGAATGGTTCCAATCTCTTAGTGCATCAGCAAAAATGGTAAAAGGATCGAATCGAAAAGAAGTACCATTATCAACTGAAATGTTAAAACTAATCAAAACTTTAGATGATAAAGTAGCACAATTACTTGAGCAACTAGTATTTGATTCCGAGTTATTTACAATTGATCCGTATCACGTAAAGATCATTGAAGAATATTTGGAGTTTTATTCTTATGGTTTATCGATTTTATTAAAGGATGATCAAGGGATATTTTGGTTAGAAGAAAGTGATTCTGATACTTCATTTGTTATCATGCCACGATTAGTCGAAGACATTTTAGGTGAGGATGTATTCTCGCAAAAGATACCATTTGTGTTCTCATCAGCGACGTTAGCGCAAGCAGGTGATTTTTCTTATATCGCTAAGAGTTTAGGAATTAAAGCATTTGAATCCTTTACGGTTGACTCACCATTTGATTATGAAAAGAAAATGGAGATTAAGGGTCACATTGTCTCAGAAATAAACTTGGAAGAAAAGTGGACAACACTAGGTGAAGGCCTAATTAAAAACAATGGACAATCGTTAGTGCTTTTCTCTTCTCTCTTTGAAATGAATCAATTTCGTGAATGGGCAGAAGAAAAGTCATTTGACTTTCCAATTATTTATGAAGGTGATCGAGAAATAAGTGAATCAGTTAAGTATTTTCAAACAGACATTGCTTCTGTTTTATGTTCTTACAACCTTTGGGAAGGTTTAGATGTTCCTGGAGAAGCTTTAAACCAAGTTATTATTGCTTCTTTACCATTTCCACCACAGGATCCTGTCTTTCAAGCGAAACGAAATCATGCTTCAGATTCATTAAATGAAGTAGATTATCCTTATATGATGTTGCGTATTAGACAAGGAATTGGCCGTTTAATTAGAACGAGTGATGATGAAGGGATTATCCGAATACTAATGACAGAAGAACAAAAACTGACAGACCTTCAAGCAATTGAAAAATTATTACCAGTTACTATACAGTGGATTTAA
- a CDS encoding Rpn family recombination-promoting nuclease/putative transposase: MDSRKNQHDVGYKYLLSTKRFFLQLIASFVSRDWVTDMKEVDIERIDKSYISQDFQQKEADIVYKLKHRKNQDVIFYVLLELQSTLDQQMPYRLLVYMNEIWRDILKNEHQSKLKKAFKLPVIIPIVLYNGKNNWTAPTEFKEKLDQAHLFQDEVLNFKYILLDINRYQKKDLLQLSNLISTIFIFDQHITNNEEIYTRLRETMHILKKLDVEEFNHFKNWLEKIFINRLPLSYHTQIHTIISKANHQEVDKMISNFEEGLKRFIEESQQKAIAKGLQEGLEKGLEQGLEQGLGRGQKQKAIEIAKALVNKKMATHDIADVTGLSIKEVEKLDRE, from the coding sequence TTGGATTCTCGTAAAAATCAACATGATGTAGGCTATAAATACTTACTATCAACTAAACGATTTTTTTTGCAATTAATTGCATCATTTGTCAGTCGTGATTGGGTAACTGATATGAAGGAAGTTGACATCGAACGTATTGACAAATCTTATATTTCACAAGATTTCCAACAAAAAGAAGCCGATATTGTCTACAAATTAAAACACAGGAAAAATCAAGATGTTATTTTTTACGTATTACTTGAATTACAATCAACCCTTGATCAACAGATGCCGTATCGTCTCTTAGTTTATATGAATGAAATTTGGCGAGATATCCTGAAGAATGAACACCAATCTAAATTAAAAAAGGCTTTTAAACTACCAGTTATTATTCCAATTGTCTTATATAATGGTAAGAATAACTGGACTGCACCAACAGAATTTAAAGAAAAATTGGATCAGGCTCATTTATTTCAAGATGAAGTGTTAAACTTTAAATATATTTTACTTGATATTAATCGTTACCAAAAAAAGGATTTACTACAACTCTCCAATTTGATCAGTACTATTTTTATTTTCGATCAGCATATAACGAATAATGAAGAGATCTATACACGGTTAAGGGAAACCATGCATATTTTAAAAAAACTAGATGTAGAAGAATTTAATCATTTTAAAAATTGGTTAGAAAAGATCTTTATTAATAGGTTACCCCTTAGCTATCATACTCAAATTCATACGATTATTTCAAAAGCAAACCATCAGGAGGTGGATAAAATGATATCAAATTTTGAGGAAGGTTTAAAACGTTTTATTGAAGAGTCTCAACAAAAAGCGATAGCAAAGGGACTACAAGAAGGATTGGAAAAAGGGCTGGAACAAGGACTGGAACAAGGGCTAGGCAGGGGACAAAAACAAAAAGCAATTGAAATTGCAAAAGCATTAGTAAACAAGAAAATGGCCACGCATGATATAGCTGATGTGACTGGGTTGTCTATCAAAGAAGTGGAGAAACTAGATAGAGAATAA
- a CDS encoding NADPH-dependent FMN reductase yields MKLVGISGSLAGWKTNVLVHEVLSAAKEFDEKIETELIDLRDYDIEFVDGSPLAYYNADTFKVVNKIISADFLVIGSPIYQASISGALKNLLDHLPIDAFKGKVTGMVTTAGSASHFLVSEYQLKPILSYFKGLVPTINVFSHDDSFNEVNEIIDPNVSDRIQKLAEEMINLQKGLHDKK; encoded by the coding sequence ATGAAACTCGTAGGAATATCAGGTTCGCTAGCTGGGTGGAAGACAAATGTTCTCGTTCATGAAGTCTTATCGGCAGCAAAGGAATTTGATGAAAAGATAGAAACAGAATTAATAGATTTAAGAGATTATGATATTGAATTTGTCGATGGATCGCCCTTGGCATATTATAATGCAGATACATTTAAAGTGGTAAACAAGATTATATCGGCAGACTTTCTCGTAATAGGTTCACCAATATATCAAGCATCAATATCCGGAGCATTAAAAAATCTACTAGACCATCTACCTATAGATGCTTTCAAAGGAAAAGTAACGGGAATGGTAACCACAGCTGGATCGGCTAGTCATTTTCTGGTTTCCGAATATCAGTTAAAGCCAATTCTTTCTTACTTTAAGGGATTAGTCCCAACAATAAATGTCTTTAGTCATGATGACTCTTTTAATGAAGTAAATGAAATTATAGATCCTAATGTATCTGATAGAATTCAAAAGCTTGCAGAAGAAATGATAAATTTACAAAAAGGATTGCATGATAAAAAGTAA
- a CDS encoding hemolysin family protein: MLIIALLILAVLIVVNAFFAASEIALVSLNDNKIRRLAERGDKKAILLDKLLAEPGRFLATIQIGITLAGFLASAFAADTFATPLAEMLYELGVPITLGLLNTISVVFITILLSYFTLVIGELVPKQLALQKTEAVSYMAVKPLTLLFKISIPVVKFLNFSTNTIVRLFGIDPNAVSEEATEEEIRMMVDIGGERGTIHSDEKLMINNIFEFNDKEVSDIMTHRTEIIAIAIDTPLKEIVEIVNTHRYTRFPIYKENMDDVIGILHTKDLIQFIEKDNGSFRLKDILRKPYFVMETQRIDAIFRDMQLNNVHAAIIVDEYGGTDGLITIEDIIEEIVGNISSENGESDHENTEIQKISSHEYIIEGNTHLYDIEYQLSLELPVDDYETLNGFLVGEIGYIPDPEQKASVKYKKVVFTVEKVSEKRIEQVHVMIEKEK, translated from the coding sequence GTGTTGATAATTGCATTGTTGATTTTGGCAGTATTAATAGTGGTGAATGCATTTTTTGCAGCCTCGGAAATAGCATTAGTTTCTTTAAATGATAATAAAATAAGAAGATTGGCGGAGCGTGGAGACAAAAAAGCAATTTTACTCGATAAATTGTTGGCTGAACCAGGCCGATTTCTAGCTACAATTCAAATTGGGATAACATTAGCTGGATTTTTAGCAAGTGCATTTGCTGCGGATACATTTGCAACGCCACTTGCAGAAATGTTATATGAATTAGGTGTCCCAATTACATTGGGATTATTAAATACAATTTCTGTCGTGTTCATTACCATTTTACTTTCTTATTTTACTTTAGTTATTGGAGAGCTTGTTCCAAAACAACTGGCACTACAAAAAACAGAGGCAGTTTCCTATATGGCGGTAAAACCATTAACTCTTTTATTTAAAATTAGTATACCTGTTGTGAAATTTTTAAACTTCTCTACCAATACAATCGTACGACTATTTGGAATTGATCCAAATGCAGTGAGTGAAGAAGCAACGGAAGAAGAAATCCGAATGATGGTAGATATTGGTGGAGAAAGAGGAACCATTCACTCAGATGAGAAATTAATGATTAATAACATATTTGAATTCAATGACAAAGAAGTTTCTGACATCATGACACATCGAACAGAAATCATTGCGATAGCTATCGATACACCATTAAAGGAAATTGTTGAAATTGTTAATACACATAGGTATACGCGCTTTCCTATTTATAAAGAGAATATGGATGATGTAATTGGTATCCTGCATACAAAGGACTTGATTCAATTTATAGAGAAAGATAATGGATCATTTCGATTGAAAGACATTTTACGTAAACCGTATTTTGTTATGGAAACACAACGAATTGATGCGATATTTAGAGATATGCAACTAAATAATGTTCATGCTGCAATAATTGTGGATGAATACGGTGGGACGGATGGATTGATTACAATTGAAGATATAATTGAAGAGATTGTTGGTAATATTTCTAGTGAAAATGGCGAATCAGATCATGAAAATACAGAAATCCAAAAGATTTCTTCACATGAATATATAATAGAAGGCAATACACATCTCTACGATATTGAATATCAATTAAGTCTTGAATTACCAGTAGATGATTATGAAACGTTAAATGGATTTCTAGTTGGAGAAATCGGATATATTCCAGATCCAGAACAAAAGGCTAGTGTTAAGTATAAGAAAGTAGTATTTACTGTGGAAAAAGTTTCAGAAAAAAGAATTGAACAAGTACATGTGATGATTGAAAAAGAGAAATAA
- a CDS encoding DEAD/DEAH box helicase, whose protein sequence is MTISFNDYNLSDEILRALTDLHYDTPTEVQQKVIPTALENKDLVVKSQTGSGKTASFAIPLCEKVDWLENKPQALVLTPTRELAQQVKEDITNIGRFKRIKATAVYGKQPFDKQKTELKQKSHVVVGTPGRVLDHIDKGTMIVDQVNYLIIDEADEMLNMGFIEQVAAIIETLPKKRVTSVFSATLPEDVERLCYKYMNEPTQIEIKAKGNVADRITQQVIEVTNEEKLARLQDITIVENPDSCLVFCRTQEQVEFVTKQLQNLDYPCDKLHGGLDQDDRFAVMKAFKRGEFRYLVATDVAARGIDVENVSLVVNYDMPLEKESYVHRIGRTGRAGKTGKAITFMTLYEEKFLIEIEAYTHTPITRVEAPLTAEVDKLRTAFKRKIETKPKLKTDKSEKLNKHIMKLYFNGGKKKKIRAVDFVGTIAKIDGVTADDIGIITIEQTLSYVEILNGKGPLVLKEMRHTTIKGKQLKVHEANK, encoded by the coding sequence ATGACTATATCTTTTAATGACTATAATTTAAGTGATGAAATTCTTCGTGCACTTACAGATTTACATTACGATACACCAACAGAAGTACAACAAAAAGTTATTCCAACTGCGCTAGAAAATAAGGATCTTGTTGTTAAGTCTCAAACAGGTAGTGGAAAAACGGCGTCATTTGCAATTCCGCTTTGTGAGAAAGTTGACTGGCTTGAGAATAAACCACAAGCATTGGTTTTGACACCTACTCGTGAACTTGCTCAACAAGTGAAAGAGGACATCACAAATATAGGGCGATTCAAACGAATTAAAGCAACAGCCGTTTATGGTAAGCAGCCTTTTGATAAGCAAAAAACGGAATTGAAGCAAAAATCGCATGTGGTAGTTGGTACACCTGGACGTGTCCTGGATCATATTGATAAAGGAACCATGATAGTTGACCAAGTAAACTATTTAATCATTGATGAAGCGGATGAAATGTTAAATATGGGTTTTATCGAACAAGTAGCTGCGATTATTGAAACACTTCCTAAAAAACGAGTGACGAGTGTATTCTCAGCAACATTGCCAGAAGATGTAGAAAGACTTTGTTATAAATACATGAATGAACCAACACAAATTGAAATTAAAGCAAAGGGTAATGTAGCTGATCGAATTACACAACAGGTAATAGAAGTAACGAATGAAGAAAAACTAGCACGCTTACAGGATATCACAATTGTTGAAAATCCAGACAGTTGTCTTGTATTTTGTCGAACACAAGAGCAAGTTGAATTTGTAACGAAACAACTTCAAAATCTTGATTATCCATGTGATAAACTTCATGGTGGACTTGATCAGGATGACCGTTTTGCTGTAATGAAGGCATTTAAGCGAGGCGAGTTTCGTTATTTAGTGGCTACTGATGTAGCTGCTAGAGGGATTGATGTTGAGAACGTTTCTCTCGTTGTTAATTATGATATGCCTTTAGAAAAAGAAAGTTATGTTCATCGGATTGGACGGACAGGACGAGCTGGTAAAACGGGCAAAGCCATCACATTTATGACGTTGTATGAAGAGAAGTTTTTAATCGAAATCGAAGCATATACTCATACTCCGATTACAAGAGTTGAAGCACCTTTGACAGCAGAGGTTGATAAGTTAAGAACTGCTTTTAAGCGTAAAATTGAAACAAAACCGAAGTTAAAAACAGATAAAAGCGAAAAACTTAATAAACATATCATGAAGCTTTATTTTAATGGTGGAAAGAAAAAGAAAATAAGGGCAGTAGATTTTGTAGGGACGATAGCTAAGATTGACGGTGTAACTGCTGATGACATTGGGATCATAACGATTGAACAAACATTATCTTACGTAGAAATCTTAAATGGTAAAGGACCTCTTGTGTTAAAAGAAATGAGGCATACTACTATAAAAGGAAAGCAATTAAAAGTACACGAAGCAAATAAATAG
- a CDS encoding Gfo/Idh/MocA family protein, translating to MTNKLKWGILATGGIAATFAKDLAYVDNGECYAVGSRNLEHAKKFADEHGASIAYGSYQELAEDPDVDVIYVATPHPYHKENVLTCLRAGKAVLCEKPFTVNTAELEELIIFAREKQLFLMEAMWTRFLPAIQKVREWLDDDKIGEVQLVKADFGFRAPWDPEWRLLNPKLGGGALLDAGIYPVSFASMVFGANPEKIMSTVEIGETGVDERFSMLLKYQNGKTASLNGAIRLSLTNEATIHGTKGYIRIPSFLNAHEAHLHVDKEEVESFVDDRTSSGYKFEAEEVGRLLENGRLESDVISLDQSHEIMKLMDRIRDQWELRYPFE from the coding sequence ATGACTAATAAATTGAAGTGGGGTATCTTAGCAACGGGTGGAATTGCAGCGACATTTGCCAAAGATTTAGCTTATGTAGATAACGGGGAATGCTATGCAGTTGGATCAAGGAATCTGGAACACGCGAAAAAATTTGCAGATGAACATGGCGCATCAATTGCCTATGGATCTTATCAGGAATTAGCAGAAGACCCTGATGTTGATGTTATCTATGTTGCAACACCACATCCCTATCATAAAGAAAATGTTCTAACATGTTTACGTGCAGGAAAGGCGGTATTATGTGAAAAACCATTTACTGTAAACACAGCAGAATTAGAAGAGTTAATCATATTCGCTCGCGAGAAGCAACTTTTTCTAATGGAAGCAATGTGGACACGATTCTTACCAGCAATTCAAAAAGTAAGGGAATGGTTGGATGATGATAAAATTGGAGAGGTTCAATTAGTCAAAGCTGACTTTGGTTTTCGTGCACCATGGGATCCAGAATGGCGTTTGTTAAATCCAAAACTTGGCGGGGGAGCATTACTTGATGCTGGAATCTATCCCGTATCATTTGCATCCATGGTTTTTGGAGCTAATCCTGAAAAAATAATGAGTACAGTTGAAATTGGCGAAACAGGTGTCGATGAAAGATTTTCTATGCTATTAAAGTATCAGAATGGGAAAACGGCTAGCTTAAACGGAGCAATTCGTCTAAGTTTAACAAATGAAGCTACTATTCATGGAACAAAAGGTTATATCCGAATCCCATCATTTTTGAATGCGCACGAAGCACATTTACATGTAGATAAAGAAGAGGTTGAGTCATTTGTTGATGACCGTACGTCCTCTGGTTATAAATTTGAAGCAGAAGAAGTCGGTCGTTTGCTGGAAAATGGACGATTGGAAAGTGATGTAATCTCGCTAGATCAATCACATGAGATCATGAAACTGATGGATAGAATACGGGATCAGTGGGAATTAAGATACCCATTTGAGTAA
- a CDS encoding AbrB/MazE/SpoVT family DNA-binding domain-containing protein, with product MKSTGIVRKTDHLGRIVLPKELRSSLGIDPKDPLEIFTDSEKIVLRKFKAEKACAITGEVSDDNQSFFDGKVVLSQEGIALLLKELQSK from the coding sequence ATGAAAAGCACAGGAATTGTTAGAAAAACGGATCATCTAGGAAGAATTGTTTTACCAAAAGAATTACGAAGCTCTCTTGGGATCGATCCTAAAGACCCTTTAGAGATTTTTACAGATAGTGAAAAGATTGTGTTACGTAAGTTTAAAGCAGAAAAGGCTTGTGCTATAACAGGTGAAGTTAGTGATGATAACCAATCATTTTTTGATGGTAAAGTTGTATTAAGTCAAGAAGGTATTGCATTACTATTAAAAGAATTACAATCAAAATAA
- a CDS encoding aldose epimerase produces MYKIETYEEQSFTMYRISNVDDTSWITVCPERGGIIIGYGVDGKENLYLNKETLYDRKQNIRGGIPILFPISGQLESGKYDWQGTSYEMPNHGLARIHPWEVIETTYDEEQASISILFESSIGTKDVFPFDFEVIFTYTLKQDQLFIHQTYRNLGKKDMPIYPGLHPYFKTKSKKLSLKTDATTYYDYNDDITKKFSEKIDMEGLKEAIVLENKHHQLDAQIEETALHMETATEFRYTVLWTEKDKDFICIEPWTAKTGELNRKKELIMIEPTKSLDTWVSFQVI; encoded by the coding sequence ATGTATAAAATTGAAACATATGAAGAACAATCATTTACAATGTACCGAATAAGCAATGTAGATGATACATCTTGGATAACGGTTTGTCCAGAGCGTGGCGGTATTATTATAGGTTATGGTGTTGATGGTAAAGAAAATTTATATCTAAATAAAGAGACATTGTATGATAGAAAGCAAAATATAAGAGGTGGTATTCCAATCTTATTTCCAATTTCTGGTCAACTTGAATCAGGAAAGTATGATTGGCAAGGTACATCATATGAGATGCCAAACCATGGTCTTGCACGAATTCATCCATGGGAAGTAATCGAAACAACCTATGATGAAGAACAGGCTTCGATTTCTATTTTATTTGAAAGTAGTATTGGAACGAAAGATGTTTTTCCTTTCGATTTCGAAGTGATTTTCACATATACATTAAAGCAAGATCAATTATTTATTCACCAGACTTACCGTAACTTAGGTAAAAAGGATATGCCTATTTACCCCGGATTGCATCCTTACTTTAAAACGAAGTCAAAGAAGCTATCATTGAAAACAGATGCAACGACTTATTATGATTATAATGATGATATAACAAAAAAATTCTCTGAGAAAATTGATATGGAAGGTCTAAAAGAAGCTATTGTCCTAGAGAATAAGCATCACCAATTAGATGCTCAAATAGAAGAAACAGCTTTACATATGGAAACGGCAACTGAATTTCGATATACGGTTCTATGGACTGAAAAAGATAAAGACTTCATTTGTATTGAGCCTTGGACAGCTAAAACAGGAGAACTCAATCGTAAAAAGGAACTTATTATGATAGAACCAACTAAGTCGTTGGATACGTGGGTATCGTTCCAAGTGATATAA